In Cyanobium sp. AMD-g, one genomic interval encodes:
- the thrC gene encoding threonine synthase, with translation MTATLSRSTFTGLRCKECGHPYEAGARHVCEDVCFGPLEVVYDYDAIRSRVSRATIEAGPTSIWRYREFLPVEGDPIDVGTGFTPLLKADRLARRLGLSSLYIKNDGVNMPTLSFKDRVVSVALTRARELGFTTVSCASTGNLANSTAAIAAHAGLECCVFIPSDLELGKVLGTLVYNPTLMAVKGNYDQVNRLCSEVANTYGWGFVNINLRPYYSEGSKTLGYEVIEQLGWQLPDHIVAPLASGSLFTKIRKGFDEFIKVGLVDEKPVRFSGAQAEGCSPIAQAFAAGRDFITPVKPNTIAKSIAIGNPADGPYAIDIANRTGGTIAAVTDEEIIDGIKLLAEMEGVFTETAGGTTIAVLKKLVEQGKIDPSETTVAYITGNGLKTTEAIASCIGAPYTIEPQLASFNAAWAQSQASHGSKAAPA, from the coding sequence TTGACCGCCACCCTTTCCCGCTCCACCTTCACGGGCCTGCGCTGCAAGGAATGCGGTCATCCCTATGAAGCTGGGGCTCGGCACGTCTGCGAAGACGTCTGCTTCGGCCCGCTTGAGGTGGTCTACGACTACGACGCCATCCGCAGCCGGGTCAGCCGCGCCACCATCGAGGCCGGTCCCACCTCGATCTGGCGCTACCGCGAATTCCTGCCCGTCGAAGGTGACCCCATCGACGTGGGCACCGGCTTCACCCCCCTGCTCAAGGCCGACCGTCTGGCCAGGCGTCTCGGTCTGTCCTCCCTCTACATCAAGAACGACGGCGTCAACATGCCGACGCTGTCCTTCAAGGACCGCGTTGTCTCGGTGGCCCTCACCCGCGCCCGGGAGCTGGGCTTCACCACCGTCAGCTGTGCCTCCACCGGCAACCTGGCCAACTCCACCGCCGCCATCGCCGCCCACGCCGGTCTGGAGTGCTGCGTCTTCATCCCCAGTGATCTCGAACTGGGCAAGGTGCTGGGCACCCTCGTCTACAACCCCACCCTGATGGCGGTGAAGGGCAACTACGACCAGGTCAACCGGCTCTGCTCCGAGGTGGCCAACACCTATGGCTGGGGCTTCGTCAACATCAACCTGCGCCCCTATTACTCCGAAGGCTCCAAGACCCTCGGCTACGAGGTGATTGAGCAGCTCGGCTGGCAACTTCCCGACCACATCGTCGCCCCCCTGGCCTCCGGCTCCCTGTTCACCAAGATCCGCAAGGGCTTCGACGAATTCATCAAGGTGGGTCTCGTCGACGAGAAGCCGGTGCGCTTCAGCGGCGCCCAGGCGGAGGGCTGCTCCCCCATCGCCCAGGCTTTCGCCGCCGGTCGCGACTTCATCACCCCGGTGAAGCCGAACACGATCGCCAAGTCGATCGCCATCGGCAATCCCGCCGACGGCCCCTACGCCATCGACATCGCCAACCGCACCGGCGGCACCATCGCGGCGGTCACCGATGAGGAGATCATCGATGGCATCAAGCTGCTGGCCGAGATGGAGGGGGTGTTCACCGAGACCGCTGGTGGCACCACCATCGCCGTGCTCAAGAAGCTGGTGGAACAGGGCAAGATCGACCCCTCGGAAACCACCGTCGCCTACATCACCGGCAACGGCCTCAAGACCACAGAAGCAATCGCCTCCTGCATCGGTGCGCCGTACACCATCGAGCCGCAGCTTGCCAGCTTCAATGCCGCCTGGGCCCAGTCCCAGGCCTCCCATGGCAGCAAGGCCGCGCCAGCCTGA
- a CDS encoding MoaD/ThiS family protein — protein sequence MAIQVLIPTPLQKFTNDEASVSLEAASIDGLLQALEGRYPGIQARLCDENGKLRRFLNLYVNSEDIRFLDNQATVLSDGDEVSIVPAVAGG from the coding sequence ATGGCCATCCAGGTTCTGATCCCCACCCCACTGCAGAAGTTCACCAACGACGAGGCCAGCGTCAGCCTCGAGGCCGCCAGCATCGACGGCCTGCTCCAGGCGCTGGAAGGCCGCTACCCCGGCATTCAGGCGCGCCTGTGTGATGAGAACGGCAAGCTGCGCCGCTTCCTCAACCTCTACGTGAACAGCGAGGACATCCGCTTCCTGGACAACCAGGCAACGGTTCTCAGCGATGGCGACGAGGTGAGCATCGTTCCGGCGGTTGCCGGCGGCTGA
- a CDS encoding cupin: MEPTQAPSPTVSAGSSGPPHDWLSAGLYYDYRQAANPVRPGLTEPIRYHQWGAELHGQGPTAVLPLDLSGALGCEGPATSPGLAAHFLRLLAGEGLKAAAAATSSLFYVLRGAGTLERPADALGAPLNLSWARGDLFVLPAGADPLLHATEESVLYWVHDAPLLRYLGVLPASPRFTAVHYPAARQEEALRQLLADPSAARSNRLSILLAHADLPATRTVSHTLWAMLGVVPDSAVQPPHRHQSVALDLIIDCDPGCYSLVGSELGADGTILNPTRIEWEPGGAFITPPGHWHSHGNESGRMARLLPIQDAGLHTHLRSLDIRFASGLGGES; encoded by the coding sequence ATGGAACCGACCCAGGCCCCCAGCCCCACGGTTTCTGCCGGAAGCAGCGGTCCCCCCCACGACTGGCTGTCGGCTGGTCTCTATTACGACTACCGCCAGGCCGCCAATCCGGTGCGGCCGGGGCTGACCGAGCCGATCCGCTACCACCAGTGGGGCGCCGAGCTCCATGGCCAGGGGCCGACGGCGGTGTTGCCCCTTGATCTGAGCGGTGCCCTCGGTTGCGAAGGTCCCGCCACCAGCCCTGGCCTGGCGGCCCACTTCCTGCGCCTGTTGGCCGGTGAGGGGCTCAAGGCGGCGGCCGCCGCCACCAGTTCGTTGTTTTACGTGCTGCGCGGCGCCGGCACGCTGGAGCGTCCGGCGGATGCCCTCGGCGCCCCGCTCAACCTCAGCTGGGCCCGGGGCGATCTGTTCGTGCTGCCCGCCGGCGCCGATCCGCTCCTGCACGCCACCGAAGAGAGCGTTCTGTACTGGGTGCATGACGCTCCCCTGCTGCGTTATCTGGGGGTGCTGCCCGCCAGCCCCCGCTTCACGGCCGTCCACTACCCGGCCGCCCGCCAGGAGGAGGCCCTGCGGCAGCTGCTGGCCGACCCCAGCGCCGCCCGCTCCAACCGGCTGAGCATCCTGCTGGCCCACGCCGATCTGCCCGCCACCCGCACCGTGAGCCACACCCTCTGGGCCATGCTCGGGGTGGTGCCCGATAGTGCCGTCCAGCCCCCCCACCGGCACCAGTCGGTGGCCCTTGACCTGATCATCGACTGCGACCCCGGCTGCTACAGCCTGGTGGGCAGCGAGCTCGGCGCCGACGGCACCATCCTCAATCCCACCCGCATCGAATGGGAGCCCGGGGGCGCCTTCATCACGCCGCCCGGCCACTGGCATTCCCATGGCAATGAGAGTGGCCGCATGGCACGGCTGCTGCCGATTCAGGACGCCGGCCTACACACCCACCTGCGCAGCCTCGACATCCGCTTTGCCTCCGGCCTGGGCGGCGAGAGCTGA
- the ftsH gene encoding ATP-dependent zinc metalloprotease FtsH → MQPGFSLGGQTSAAPSYSQLLRDIEAGKVKNLELSPTQRVVTATFADGRSRQVAVFSDNQQLLRTAEQARVPLTVRDERRDDAMAGLVTNGLLVALLIAGLVLLVRRSAQVANKAMGFGRSQPRLQEEGAITVRFEDVAGIAEAKEELQEVVTFLKTPERFTSIGARIPKGVLLVGPPGTGKTLLARAIAGEAGVPFFSMAATEFVEMFVGVGASRVRDLFRQAKAKAPCIIFIDEIDAVGRQRGAGIGGGNDEREQTLNQLLTEMDGFEDNSGVILLAATNRLDVLDTALLRPGRFDRRISVDLPDRAGREEILSVHARTRPLAEEVSMADWARRTPGFSGADLANLLNEAAILTARRHKSQVDDQAIGDALERITMGLTAAPLQDSAKKRLIAYHEIGHALLTTLVPHADKLDKVTLLPRAGGVGGFARTMPDEDILDSGLISKAYLRARLVVALGGRAAELVVFGPSEVTQGASSDLQLVRRICRDMVMRYGFSSLGSFALEEEGEEVFLGRDWIRSSPHTSVRTGNRIDEQVRQLACEALEKAIAVLTPRRELIDELVNRLIELETIDGDSFRALVEAYETSGGSALAAQAGGKADVEAAQVGV, encoded by the coding sequence GTGCAACCAGGCTTCAGTCTCGGCGGCCAGACCTCTGCTGCGCCCTCCTACAGCCAGCTGCTGCGGGACATCGAAGCCGGAAAGGTGAAGAACCTGGAACTCTCTCCCACCCAACGGGTGGTGACGGCCACGTTCGCCGACGGCCGCAGCCGCCAGGTGGCGGTCTTCAGCGACAACCAGCAGCTGTTGCGCACCGCCGAACAGGCCAGGGTGCCCCTGACAGTGCGGGATGAACGGCGCGACGACGCCATGGCCGGGCTGGTCACCAACGGCCTGCTGGTGGCTCTGCTGATCGCGGGCCTGGTGCTGCTGGTGCGGCGCTCTGCCCAGGTGGCCAACAAGGCGATGGGATTCGGCCGCAGCCAACCCCGTCTGCAGGAAGAAGGTGCGATCACCGTGCGCTTCGAGGACGTGGCCGGCATCGCCGAGGCGAAAGAGGAGTTGCAGGAGGTGGTGACCTTCCTCAAGACCCCGGAACGGTTCACGTCCATCGGCGCCCGCATCCCCAAGGGGGTGCTGCTGGTCGGTCCCCCCGGCACCGGCAAGACGCTCCTGGCCCGCGCCATCGCCGGCGAGGCCGGGGTGCCCTTCTTCTCGATGGCCGCCACCGAGTTCGTCGAGATGTTCGTCGGCGTGGGGGCCAGCCGGGTGCGGGACCTGTTCCGCCAGGCCAAGGCCAAGGCGCCCTGCATCATTTTCATCGACGAGATCGATGCCGTGGGGCGCCAGCGGGGGGCCGGCATCGGCGGCGGCAACGACGAACGGGAACAGACCCTCAACCAGTTGCTGACGGAGATGGACGGCTTCGAGGACAACTCGGGGGTGATCCTGCTGGCCGCCACCAACCGCCTCGACGTGCTTGACACGGCCCTGCTGCGGCCCGGCCGCTTCGACCGCCGCATCAGCGTCGACCTGCCGGACCGGGCCGGCCGGGAGGAGATCCTCTCGGTCCACGCCCGCACCAGACCCCTGGCCGAGGAGGTGTCGATGGCCGACTGGGCCCGCCGCACCCCCGGTTTCTCCGGTGCCGACCTGGCCAACCTGCTGAACGAGGCGGCCATCCTCACGGCCCGGCGCCACAAGAGCCAGGTGGATGACCAGGCCATCGGCGACGCGCTCGAACGCATCACCATGGGGCTGACCGCTGCGCCGCTGCAGGACAGCGCCAAGAAGCGGCTGATCGCCTACCACGAGATCGGCCACGCCCTGCTGACCACCCTGGTGCCCCACGCCGACAAGCTCGACAAGGTGACCCTGCTGCCCAGGGCAGGCGGCGTCGGCGGTTTCGCCCGCACCATGCCCGATGAGGACATCCTCGATTCCGGGCTGATCAGCAAGGCCTACCTGCGGGCCCGTCTTGTTGTGGCCCTCGGAGGCCGGGCCGCCGAACTGGTGGTGTTCGGCCCCAGCGAGGTGACCCAGGGGGCCAGCAGCGACCTGCAGCTGGTACGGCGCATCTGCCGCGACATGGTGATGCGCTACGGCTTCTCCAGCCTCGGCAGCTTCGCCCTTGAGGAAGAGGGGGAGGAGGTGTTCCTCGGACGCGACTGGATCCGCTCCAGCCCCCACACCTCGGTGCGCACCGGCAACCGCATCGACGAGCAGGTGCGCCAGCTCGCCTGCGAGGCCCTGGAGAAAGCCATCGCCGTGCTCACCCCCCGCCGCGAGCTGATCGATGAGCTGGTCAACCGGCTGATCGAGCTGGAAACCATCGACGGCGACAGCTTCCGCGCCCTGGTGGAGGCCTATGAAACGTCTGGCGGTTCAGCTCTCGCCGCCCAGGCCGGAGGCAAAGCGGATGTCGAGGCTGCGCAGGTGGGTGTGTAG
- the rpmF gene encoding 50S ribosomal protein L32, whose protein sequence is MAVPKKKTSKGKRNQRHAHWKAKAGVAAQKAMSLGKAVLSGRAQGFVYPIAEDAEASEES, encoded by the coding sequence ATGGCCGTACCCAAGAAGAAAACCTCCAAAGGCAAGCGCAACCAGCGCCACGCCCACTGGAAGGCCAAGGCCGGTGTGGCGGCCCAGAAGGCCATGTCGCTGGGCAAGGCTGTCCTCAGCGGTCGCGCCCAGGGCTTCGTCTACCCGATCGCCGAAGACGCCGAAGCCAGCGAAGAGAGCTGA